In Helicoverpa zea isolate HzStark_Cry1AcR chromosome 3, ilHelZeax1.1, whole genome shotgun sequence, the following proteins share a genomic window:
- the LOC124645975 gene encoding uncharacterized protein LOC124645975: MLCEKCNLRILKQKFKNHTRSNLHKSNCLLSTEFESIKIIATAFKNRIVTYRLSPVQEDEHLTPEAFLCYYKNDINRIIELSLAKHKCIKVNFELFAYFILPKSDEQQLKSFNTKFEIVCSSTDINCIIIKIINILVEKMIAFEHCESGWSFFKVNHLEININKYSPMRGGSYLELPSVIKNTKSCINIKNNDKYCLLWSIVASLYPARSNVCRTASYPHFSEVLNIEGIAFPPTINDLKLLEKQNPDISINVYGLDKKCNVTGPLYLSSLKKVNHINLLYIEKEEKGHYCLIKDLPRLVRRQITKHNGKLEFCDSCLQFFSSKTRYNSHKCSEILAILPGENSKLKFKHYERKLKINFIVYADFESILLDCDTKSSDNNTTNIKLHQPSSFGYYVCCSHDSSLNKYVWHRGPDCIEIFIKNLIRDVKRICRILSIKKSLSLLSENQRNNYDMANICHICEQPLLGDKVLDHDHITGEYRGAAHTHCNLTYKVCPFIPVVFHNLSGYDSHIFIKELTNYEGDIKVIPKSKEKYMSITKNIYYEKLSRHIQIKFIDSFQFLSCSLDTLSKSLTKEENIHLASEFRDYDQFVLLREKGVFPYEYIDSWAKYDVKELPPKYTFFNSLTSEHITDAEYQRAQKIWDAFKIDSLGRYNDLYLKSDVLLLCDIFEKFRQMCLKYYKLDPAHYVSSPGLSWDAMLLYTGVQLDLISDLEIYELLENGIRGGLAQCSLRYAKSKG; this comes from the coding sequence atgttatgtgaGAAATGCAATTtaagaatattaaaacaaaaattcaagAATCATACCAGATCTAATTTACATAAGTCGAACTGTCTATTGAGTACTGAATttgaaagtattaaaataattgccaCTGCATTTAAGAATAGAATAGTTACATACAGACTAAGTCCAGTACAGGAAGACGAGCACCTCACACCAGAGGCGTTCCTGTGCTATTATAAGaatgatataaatagaattATTGAACTGTCGTTAGCAAAACATAAGTGTATCAAAGTAAATTTTGAGCTATTTGCTTATTTCATTTTACCCAAGTCAGATGAACAACAGCTTAAATCATTTAATACCAAATTTGAAATTGTATGCAGTAGTACAGATATAAActgtataattattaaaataataaatattttggtagaaAAAATGATTGCATTTGAACACTGCGAGTCCGGTTGgtcattttttaaagtaaatcatttagaaattaatataaataaatattcacctATGAGAGGAGGTAGTTATTTAGAATTACCTtcagttataaaaaatactaaaagttgcataaacattaaaaacaatgaTAAATACTGTTTGTTATGGAGCATTGTAGCTTCGCTGTATCCTGCTAGAAGTAACGTCTGTAGAACTGCATCCTATCCTCATTTTTCAGAAGTTCTCAATATTGAAGGGATCGCATTTCCGCCCACTATTAATGATTTGAAACTTTTAGAGAAACAAAATCCTGATATAAGTATCAATGTTTATGGTCTggataaaaaatgtaatgttaCTGGGCCTCTATATTTGAGTAGTTTAAAGAAAGTTAATCATATAaatttattatacatagaaaaagaagaaaagggTCATTACTGTCTTATTAAAGATCTCCCACGATTAGTAAGACGTCAAATCACTAAACATAATGGAAAACTAGAGTTTTGTGATTCATGTTTACAGTTTTTTTCAAGTAAGACTCGATATAATTCGCATAAATGTTCTGAAATTTTAGCAATATTACCAGGTGAAAATAGTAAATTAAAGTTTAAGCActatgaaagaaaattaaaaattaattttatagtataCGCAGATTTTGAAAGCATATTGTTAGATTGTGATACGAAATCAAGTGATAATAATACAACTAACATAAAATTGCATCAACCGTCATCTTTTGGCTATTATGTTTGCTGTTCTCATGATTCCAGCTTGAATAAATATGTTTGGCATAGGGGTCCAGactgtattgaaatatttataaaaaacttaattagaGATGTGAAACGAATCTGTAGGATATTATCAATTAAAAAGTCTTTGTCTTTATTATCTGAAAACCAAAGAAACAACTATGATATGGCCAATATATGTCATATCTGCGAACAGCCTTTATTGGGAGATAAAGTTCTTGATCACGATCATATTACTGGTGAGTATCGCGGCGCAGCGCATACTCATTGTAATTTAACTTACAAAGTATGTCCATTCATTCCAGTAGTGTTTCACAATTTATCGGGATATGAtagtcatatttttataaaagaattaaCTAACTATGAGGGTGACATCAAGGTAATACCTAAAtcgaaagaaaaatatatgtcgataacgaaaaacatttattatgaaaaattgtCTCGccacatacaaataaaatttatagattcatttcaatttttAAGTTGTAGTTTAGATACATTATCAAAATCTTtaacaaaagaagaaaatatacaTCTTGCCAGCGAATTCAGAGATTATGATCAATTCGTTTTACTGAGAGAAAAGGGTGTCTTTCCTTACGAGTACATTGATTCGTGGGCTAAATATGATGTGAAGGAGCTTCCAcctaaatatacattttttaatagtttaacaTCGGAGCATATAACAGATGCTGAATACCAACGTGCACAAAAAATTTGGGATGCTTTTAAGATTGATTCTCTTGGTAGATATAATGACTTATATTTAAAGAGTGATGTATTATTACTTTGTGatatatttgaaaaatttaGACAAATGTGCttgaaatattacaaattaGACCCAGCTCATTATGTATCTTCACCTGGTTTAAGTTGGGATGCTATGCTTTTATACACAGGAGTTCAATTAGATTTGATTTCTGATTTGGAAATATATGAATTATTAGAAAATGGAATACGTGGCGGTTTGGCTCAATGTTCACTTCGATATGCTAAATctaaaggctga